CGAGCAGCGTCGGGACCACCACCGACCAGCCGATAAGCCCCATCATGCCCAGGCCGAACCAGACACCCTGGGTTGATTTACGCGCCTTGAGTTTACGATCCGCCTTTGCTCCGACCTCCTGACTGAGAGACGGCTTCGGCTTCAAGTGCTTATTTTGCGATTTTTCAATCATGCCTAAACTCCACCAAACGCCGGATGAAACCGCTCTCCATTTTTGCTATCACTGAGCGAACGATCTGCTCCCGTTCGTTCAGGTTCAGAAACTCCTGCTCCACCGCCTCACGCAATTTGCCGAGATCCGTTCCACTGATTGCGTTTCGCACGGAGACGAACACGTCCATTCCGGTCTTGACCAACACCCCTTCATCTACGGCCACGTACACCTCCCTTTTTTCGTCATTTTCGTAGATCAGTATCCCGGGCGCCAGCGCCGCCGCACAATCGAGTCGGTGAGGCAAGAGACCGAACGAGCCCTCGCTGGTCTCTGCAACGATGCGCGAAACGCCGCTATTCTCTGCAAAAACTCCAAACGGCAGGAGAATCTTAAGGTTCATGAGCGTCGGCTGCTGCATGCTCGACCTCCTGTTCAGATCTCAGGTGCGGTTTCATAACGGATCCTGCTGCGGGAGGCCT
This portion of the Nitrospirota bacterium genome encodes:
- a CDS encoding F0F1 ATP synthase subunit epsilon, producing the protein MNLKILLPFGVFAENSGVSRIVAETSEGSFGLLPHRLDCAAALAPGILIYENDEKREVYVAVDEGVLVKTGMDVFVSVRNAISGTDLGKLREAVEQEFLNLNEREQIVRSVIAKMESGFIRRLVEFRHD
- a CDS encoding AtpZ/AtpI family protein, coding for MIEKSQNKHLKPKPSLSQEVGAKADRKLKARKSTQGVWFGLGMMGLIGWSVVVPTLLGALLGIWLDKRYPGGHSWTLTLLVAGLVIGCLNAWHWVAREDRAIRDEQEDNDD